In Pirellula sp. SH-Sr6A, the DNA window TTTTCCTTCGTCTCCGGCTCTTTCATGATCCTTCCGGCGTTGGCACAGGACACGAGCAACAAACCGGCCTCTCCGTCCGATTCCTTCGAGCTGCCACCAACAGATGACGGTATCGAAGGCTCTGGACCGATCCGCCGATACGATTGGTTTCGAAATCTTTGGAAGCAACGACGGTCGCAATGGAACAAACAAAAAGAACGAGATCAAGGAGCGTTGGTGTTCTTTGGGGACTCTATCACTCAAGGTTGGGGGGATAATTTCAAAGGTGAGTTTGAAACGGCGAAACTTGCAAACCGAGGCATCTCGGGCGATACCACGCGAGGTATGCTCCTGCGACTAAACGAAGATGTATTGAGTTTGAATCCCAGCGGGATCGTCATGTTGATGGGAACCAACGATCTAGAAGAAAAAGCAGAACCCGAGACGATCGCGAGCAACGTCGCTCTCATTATCCAAAAAGTTCACCAACACAACCCAAAGACTCCTGTAGTTTTGTGTTTGGTCTTTCCCGCTTCGGAAAGCAAAGCGCGACCTGCATCGAAGATACGCGAAATCAATCGACTGTTGGAGGCTCGCGTCAAGGACGACGAGAAAGTCACCGTCGTGGATACTTGGTCCCTCTTCGCCAATGACAAAGGGGACGCAAAGCCCGAAGAATTTCCCGATCTCCTTCACCCCAACGATATCGCATATCGCAAGTGGGCCCAAACGCTTCGTCCGGTGCTGGAAGCCAATAAGCTGATCGCGCCGACCACACCTTCGAAAGAGTAGTCTCCCCCTATCGATTTGGCGAACCACGTATGATTCACTCTGCCGTTACTCTGTCGCTCGTCCCGGAAGCCACTGGCGGTCCATTCGTGTTTTGGAACGATGCCAACGACGCGATCCGCACCGCTTGCGAACTCGGGTTTGATGCGATCGAGGTCTTTCCCCCCGATGCCCAGACGGTTCAAGCATTGCAGTTACCGTCTCGACTCTCTGGATTGAAGGTCGCTGCCATCGGAACAGGGGCTGGATGGGTAAAGCACAAATTATTGCTCTGCGATCCCGATGGCGCTCAACGACGTAGAGCGATCGAGTTCGTCGAATCGATCATGCGCGTGGCTGCTTCATTAGAAACCTCCGCCATCGTAGGGAGCATGCAGGGTCGTTCTAGCCCAACACTTTCCAAGTCAGAAGCTCGTAAATGGTTGCGTGATTCATTGGAGCAATTGAACGAGCTCGCTACAGTGCTTGGTCGTCCTTTGTTTTACGAACCCCTCAATCGTTATGAGACCGATCAAGCCACCACCTTGGCGCAAGGGGCGGAACTCATAGATGGGCTCGGTTCGACCCTGTTGCTCGCGGATTGGTTTCATATGAATATCGAAGAGGCCGATATGGTGGCATCGATCCGGGATTGCGCAGGGCGTATTGGGCATGTGCATTTCGCCGATTCGAATCGGCAGGCGATCGGAAAAGGGCACTTGGACTGGCTTCCGTTGGTTCAAGCCCTCGAAGAAACGGGCTACAGCGGCTATCTCAGTGCTGAAGTTTTCTCTCTACCCAGCGCTCGCGAAGCCGCACAGCAAACCATCGACTCCTTCAACCGCATCCAGTTCCGCTCCACTGCGACGAGCTAATCAAGCAATGTCGTGAAGCCTGCTCGCGTATTCCCAACCAATCTCCATGTCTTCCCAAAATCTCGTTGAAGTCCCGTTCGATTTGAAAGCGATTTGCACTGAAATCGCGAAGGCTATTCAAGTTCAATCGGCGCAAGTGGTCGCAGCGGTGGAATTGCTAGATGCCGGCAATACGATCCCGTTTATCGCCCGCTACCGAAAAGAAGCGACCCGAGGCCTCGATGAAGTTGCTTTGCGGTTCATCCAAGATTCACTTGAAAAAGCCCGGGAGCTTCATGCTCGCAAGGGAA includes these proteins:
- a CDS encoding sugar phosphate isomerase/epimerase family protein produces the protein MIHSAVTLSLVPEATGGPFVFWNDANDAIRTACELGFDAIEVFPPDAQTVQALQLPSRLSGLKVAAIGTGAGWVKHKLLLCDPDGAQRRRAIEFVESIMRVAASLETSAIVGSMQGRSSPTLSKSEARKWLRDSLEQLNELATVLGRPLFYEPLNRYETDQATTLAQGAELIDGLGSTLLLADWFHMNIEEADMVASIRDCAGRIGHVHFADSNRQAIGKGHLDWLPLVQALEETGYSGYLSAEVFSLPSAREAAQQTIDSFNRIQFRSTATS
- a CDS encoding SGNH/GDSL hydrolase family protein gives rise to the protein MSISIRRVVLASLFSFSFVSGSFMILPALAQDTSNKPASPSDSFELPPTDDGIEGSGPIRRYDWFRNLWKQRRSQWNKQKERDQGALVFFGDSITQGWGDNFKGEFETAKLANRGISGDTTRGMLLRLNEDVLSLNPSGIVMLMGTNDLEEKAEPETIASNVALIIQKVHQHNPKTPVVLCLVFPASESKARPASKIREINRLLEARVKDDEKVTVVDTWSLFANDKGDAKPEEFPDLLHPNDIAYRKWAQTLRPVLEANKLIAPTTPSKE